A part of Brachybacterium faecium DSM 4810 genomic DNA contains:
- a CDS encoding dehydrogenase of unknown specificity, short-chain alcohol dehydrogenase like (PFAM: short chain dehydrogenase), with translation MTSPTTEQTSRPTPALAEQIVLVTGGARGLGRALTEAFLHEGARVVINHLTSEGAALELAERHPGRAVAVRADVRDRAQVEALFTQAEDAFGAPVDTVVNNALTGFSFNGDARAKAHEIPYDAFSAQFSGAVQGALNTIQAALPGFARAGSGRVVNVGTNLFQHPVVPYHDYTAAKAALLALTRTFAADLGPLGITVNMVSGGLLRTTDASAATPEAVFDAIAAGTPLQSVTTPAEFADAVLFFASPWSRSVTGQNLVVDGGLVKD, from the coding sequence ATGACCTCACCGACCACCGAGCAGACCTCCCGCCCCACGCCCGCCCTCGCCGAGCAGATCGTGCTGGTCACCGGCGGTGCCCGCGGCCTCGGGCGCGCACTCACCGAAGCCTTCCTGCACGAAGGGGCCCGGGTGGTCATCAACCACCTCACCAGCGAGGGCGCCGCACTCGAGCTCGCCGAGCGCCATCCGGGTCGTGCCGTCGCCGTGCGCGCCGACGTGCGGGACCGGGCCCAGGTCGAGGCCCTGTTCACGCAGGCCGAGGACGCCTTCGGCGCTCCTGTCGACACCGTCGTGAACAACGCTCTGACCGGCTTCTCCTTCAACGGCGACGCACGCGCCAAGGCGCACGAGATCCCCTACGACGCCTTCTCCGCGCAGTTCTCCGGCGCGGTGCAGGGCGCGCTGAACACGATCCAGGCGGCGCTGCCCGGCTTCGCCCGGGCAGGTTCGGGGCGCGTCGTCAATGTCGGCACCAACCTGTTCCAGCACCCGGTCGTTCCGTATCACGACTACACCGCGGCGAAGGCGGCGCTGCTCGCGCTGACACGCACTTTCGCCGCCGACCTCGGCCCGCTCGGCATCACCGTGAACATGGTCAGCGGCGGGCTGCTGCGCACCACCGACGCGAGCGCCGCGACCCCCGAGGCGGTCTTCGACGCGATCGCCGCGGGCACCCCGCTGCAGTCGGTCACCACACCCGCGGAGTTCGCCGACGCCGTGCTCTTCTTCGCCTCCCCGTGGTCCCGGTCCGTGACCGGCCAGAACCTCGTGGTCGACGGCGGGCTGGTGAAGGACTGA
- a CDS encoding flavin-dependent oxidoreductase, F420-dependent methylene-tetrahydromethanopterin reductase has product MSTAPRRQVRLNLFAHACGHHAAAWRAPGSSVSRLGEISYWEELARIAERGRLDALFLADGQSIGTAGVERGPAWTLEPITVLTAMARATERIGLVTTVSSTFWDPFHAARLLASLDHISHGRAGINVVTSMTDAEARNHGMPALPDHAKRYATAGEFIEVLQGLWDSWPAQSILADTEGVYVDSSLLRPPRHRGESFEVAGPLNVPTPPQGRPVLFQAGASAPGRELAARHAEGIYAVAWDLESAHAYRSDLRARAAALGRDPETIAVMPGLVAHVAATEEEARRVRADLDSRLPVADSLRQLSFFTGQDTSTWELDAPVPPLPPLEEFTGPKGRYATVLRIVDSVQPTVRELLGLLAAGGGHATVIGTPESVADEIERWVDAGAADGFNLMPPTLPGGITDFVEQVVPVLQRRGRFRREYEGTTLREHLGLPEVRSVNAPRALRA; this is encoded by the coding sequence ATGAGCACCGCACCCCGCCGCCAGGTGCGGCTGAACCTGTTCGCGCACGCCTGCGGCCACCATGCCGCGGCCTGGCGCGCGCCCGGCTCGTCGGTCTCCCGCCTCGGCGAGATCAGCTACTGGGAGGAGCTCGCACGGATCGCCGAGCGCGGCCGGCTCGATGCGCTCTTCCTCGCCGACGGCCAGTCGATCGGGACCGCCGGCGTCGAGCGCGGCCCCGCATGGACCCTCGAGCCGATCACCGTGCTCACGGCGATGGCCCGTGCCACGGAGCGGATCGGGCTGGTCACCACGGTCTCGAGCACCTTCTGGGACCCGTTCCACGCCGCCCGGCTGCTGGCGAGCCTCGACCACATCTCCCACGGCCGGGCCGGCATCAACGTGGTCACCTCGATGACCGACGCGGAGGCTCGCAACCACGGCATGCCCGCGCTGCCCGATCATGCGAAGCGCTACGCCACCGCGGGGGAGTTCATCGAGGTGCTCCAGGGCCTGTGGGATTCCTGGCCCGCTCAGAGCATCCTGGCCGATACGGAGGGGGTGTACGTCGACTCGTCCCTGCTGCGACCGCCGCGGCACCGCGGTGAGTCCTTCGAGGTCGCCGGGCCGCTCAACGTGCCGACTCCGCCGCAGGGCCGCCCGGTCCTGTTCCAGGCCGGGGCCTCCGCACCGGGGCGTGAGCTCGCCGCCCGCCACGCCGAGGGGATCTACGCGGTCGCCTGGGATCTCGAGTCCGCACACGCCTACCGCTCGGACCTCCGCGCCCGGGCCGCCGCCCTCGGCCGCGACCCGGAGACGATCGCGGTGATGCCGGGGCTGGTCGCGCACGTCGCCGCGACGGAGGAGGAGGCCCGACGGGTGCGCGCCGACCTCGACTCCCGCCTGCCGGTCGCGGACTCCCTGCGCCAGCTCTCCTTCTTCACCGGCCAGGACACCTCGACGTGGGAGCTCGACGCCCCCGTGCCGCCGCTCCCGCCGCTCGAGGAGTTCACGGGCCCGAAAGGTCGTTACGCCACCGTGCTGCGCATCGTCGACTCCGTGCAGCCGACCGTGCGTGAGCTGCTGGGGCTTCTCGCCGCCGGTGGCGGTCACGCGACCGTCATCGGCACCCCGGAGTCGGTGGCCGATGAGATCGAGCGCTGGGTGGACGCGGGCGCGGCCGACGGCTTCAATCTCATGCCGCCGACCCTGCCCGGTGGGATCACGGATTTCGTCGAGCAGGTCGTTCCCGTGCTGCAGCGACGGGGCCGGTTCCGCCGCGAGTACGAGGGGACCACGCTGCGGGAGCACCTGGGACTGCCCGAGGTCAGGTCGGTGAACGCACCCCGTGCTCTGAGAGCGTGA
- a CDS encoding transcriptional regulator (PFAM: Bacterial regulatory proteins, lacI family), producing the protein MATIGDVARVAGVSRSTASYALSGKRSISSAVRKKVQDAVDELGYTPNAGARALATAETKIIALLARFLSDEFAPAMLQYIQGVSNRARELGYDTLLVSEADGPAALRRLSTTRMVDGFVLLNVGESDERLDVLRQAAQPGALIGLPADPEGLDVFDLDFPASGRLMVEQLHGVGHREAILVSQSEHVVRRGGAYVWRLANAAQERAEELGMQLHHYYGASLQPEIGTDLHRFLDRHPQATGLLLNNEAAAAALPTVLREREVSAPADLSVLGRFSDEFARTFSLPFSAVDSAAMTLGRQAVEALVTRMQGSTKAEPHVVSLLPPTLDDRGSVTAPRAPSR; encoded by the coding sequence ATGGCGACGATCGGTGACGTGGCACGGGTTGCGGGAGTCTCCCGGAGCACGGCCTCCTACGCCCTGTCGGGGAAGAGGTCGATCTCATCCGCAGTGCGGAAGAAGGTGCAGGACGCAGTCGACGAGCTGGGATACACGCCGAACGCCGGAGCGCGAGCACTGGCGACTGCGGAGACCAAGATCATCGCTCTGCTCGCGCGCTTCCTGTCCGACGAGTTCGCACCGGCGATGCTCCAGTACATCCAGGGCGTCTCCAACCGCGCCCGCGAACTTGGCTACGACACCCTTTTGGTCTCCGAAGCGGATGGCCCGGCGGCGCTGCGCCGGCTCTCGACCACACGGATGGTCGACGGATTCGTGCTCCTCAACGTCGGCGAATCCGACGAGCGTCTCGATGTGCTCCGCCAGGCTGCTCAGCCCGGTGCGCTCATCGGTCTGCCCGCCGACCCGGAAGGGCTCGACGTCTTCGATCTTGATTTCCCGGCCAGCGGTCGGTTGATGGTCGAGCAGCTGCACGGTGTCGGCCACCGCGAAGCGATCCTCGTGTCCCAGTCAGAGCACGTGGTGCGGCGCGGAGGTGCGTACGTCTGGCGCCTCGCGAATGCGGCGCAGGAGCGCGCCGAGGAGCTCGGAATGCAGCTCCATCACTACTACGGCGCTTCCTTGCAACCCGAGATCGGTACCGACCTGCATCGTTTCCTCGATCGCCACCCTCAGGCCACCGGCCTGCTGTTGAACAACGAGGCTGCCGCCGCCGCCCTGCCCACCGTGCTGCGTGAGCGGGAGGTGTCCGCGCCGGCGGATCTGTCTGTCCTCGGACGATTCTCGGACGAGTTCGCCCGCACCTTCTCCCTCCCGTTCTCCGCCGTGGACAGCGCTGCGATGACCCTCGGCCGGCAGGCGGTCGAAGCGCTGGTCACCCGGATGCAGGGCAGCACCAAGGCTGAACCCCATGTCGTCTCGCTGCTGCCGCCCACCCTCGATGACCGCGGCAGCGTCACCGCTCCCCGCGCGCCCTCTCGCTGA
- a CDS encoding ABC-type sugar transport system, periplasmic component (PFAM: Bacterial extracellular solute-binding protein), whose amino-acid sequence MITRRMFVTAGATGAAALAAGGLAACTDGGSSGSADTFTWWDPYPQHDENSDWAQRVQAAGEAAGVKIERTAYDTTALTNQALLAAQEGTSPDIILLDNPAVPTLADTGMLSTTEELGLDISHIDENLLGAGQIDDSTYGIPVGANTLALFYNLEILEEAGVDPETITDWASLDDALDAISGTDNRGITFAGINTEEGTFQFLPWFWGAGAELTDLASEEAVAALELWKSWVDKGYAPNTVITNSQNTTWEEFLTGDYGFAENGTWQVNSAAEAPFETGVIELPSRDGGVAPAPTGGEFIVAPVQSDTDRYETTRTIIEAMTTPEGFVETATTFAYYIPPTSEGQEQLLEEEPELETWVSAVQSAKGRTGDNLGVDYAKISEQLWTAVQNALSGAADPADALATAHEAAAEALGG is encoded by the coding sequence ATGATCACTCGACGCATGTTCGTCACCGCCGGCGCCACAGGTGCTGCAGCTCTCGCCGCCGGAGGACTGGCAGCCTGCACTGACGGAGGGTCCTCTGGCTCTGCGGACACCTTCACCTGGTGGGACCCATACCCGCAGCACGACGAGAACTCGGACTGGGCACAGCGAGTCCAGGCCGCAGGTGAAGCCGCAGGGGTGAAGATCGAGCGCACCGCCTACGACACGACGGCGCTCACGAATCAGGCTCTGCTCGCCGCGCAGGAGGGCACCTCCCCGGACATCATCCTGCTCGACAACCCCGCAGTGCCCACCCTGGCGGATACGGGCATGCTCAGCACCACCGAGGAGCTCGGGCTGGACATCTCCCACATCGACGAGAACCTCCTCGGGGCAGGCCAGATCGACGACAGCACTTACGGGATCCCCGTCGGTGCCAACACGCTGGCACTGTTCTACAACCTTGAGATCCTCGAGGAGGCGGGCGTCGACCCGGAGACGATCACCGACTGGGCCTCGCTCGACGACGCCCTCGACGCCATCTCCGGCACCGACAATCGAGGGATCACCTTCGCGGGCATCAACACCGAGGAAGGCACCTTCCAGTTCCTCCCCTGGTTCTGGGGTGCCGGTGCCGAACTGACGGACCTTGCGTCCGAGGAGGCGGTTGCGGCGCTCGAGCTGTGGAAGAGCTGGGTCGACAAGGGATACGCGCCGAACACCGTCATCACCAACTCTCAGAACACCACCTGGGAGGAGTTCCTCACGGGCGATTACGGCTTCGCCGAGAACGGCACCTGGCAGGTCAACAGCGCTGCCGAAGCACCCTTCGAGACCGGCGTGATCGAGCTGCCCTCGCGCGATGGCGGGGTCGCACCGGCTCCGACGGGAGGCGAGTTCATTGTCGCCCCGGTCCAGTCCGATACGGATCGTTACGAGACCACCCGGACGATCATCGAGGCGATGACGACTCCGGAAGGATTCGTCGAGACCGCGACGACCTTCGCGTACTACATCCCGCCCACCTCGGAGGGTCAGGAGCAGCTCCTCGAGGAGGAGCCCGAGCTCGAGACCTGGGTCTCGGCCGTGCAGTCCGCGAAGGGACGGACCGGCGACAACCTCGGGGTCGACTACGCAAAGATCTCCGAGCAGCTGTGGACGGCAGTGCAGAACGCGCTCTCGGGTGCGGCGGACCCCGCGGATGCTCTCGCGACGGCGCACGAGGCGGCCGCCGAGGCACTCGGCGGCTGA
- a CDS encoding permease component of ABC-type sugar transporter (PFAM: Binding-protein-dependent transport system inner membrane component), which translates to MTIDAAHRVDPGAKRRRGGLERTQWVALAFATPLLVYLVGFYVYPLMRSIDLSVHDYTVRAFVQGDAEFVGLSNYLDVISSPLFGKAIVNTVVFVGGSLIFQYAIGLALAVFFRSSFRLSGILRALFLVPWLLPLIVSGSVWAWMMNSESGVVNFLLGIVGIDPVNWLTSPDTAMLAVVIANIWLGIPFNLVILYSGLQNIPEDLYEAASLDGAGSGKQFWSITFPLLRPVTAITLLLGLVYTLKVVDIIWVMTTGGPADASTTLAIWSYREAFGTGQPDMSPAAAVGNILIVIALLCGLLYTYVQRRQEES; encoded by the coding sequence ATGACCATCGATGCTGCTCACCGGGTCGATCCCGGGGCGAAGCGGCGCCGCGGCGGGCTGGAGAGAACGCAGTGGGTCGCCCTGGCCTTCGCGACTCCGCTGCTGGTCTATCTGGTCGGCTTCTACGTGTACCCGCTCATGCGGAGCATCGACCTGAGCGTGCACGACTACACCGTGCGAGCTTTCGTCCAAGGCGATGCGGAGTTCGTCGGGCTCTCCAACTATCTCGACGTGATCAGCTCGCCGCTGTTCGGCAAGGCGATCGTGAACACGGTCGTCTTCGTCGGCGGGTCGCTGATCTTCCAGTACGCCATCGGGCTGGCCTTGGCGGTGTTCTTCCGGTCCAGCTTCCGCCTCAGCGGCATTCTGCGAGCACTGTTCCTGGTGCCCTGGTTGCTGCCGCTGATCGTCTCGGGCTCCGTGTGGGCCTGGATGATGAACAGCGAGTCCGGAGTGGTGAACTTCCTGCTCGGCATCGTCGGGATCGACCCGGTCAACTGGCTGACCTCCCCGGACACCGCGATGCTCGCAGTGGTGATCGCCAACATCTGGCTCGGGATCCCCTTCAATCTGGTGATCCTCTACTCCGGCCTGCAGAACATCCCGGAGGACCTGTATGAAGCCGCGTCCCTAGACGGCGCCGGTAGCGGGAAGCAGTTCTGGTCCATCACCTTCCCGCTGCTGCGACCGGTCACAGCGATCACGCTGCTGCTGGGACTGGTGTACACCCTCAAGGTCGTCGACATCATCTGGGTGATGACCACCGGTGGGCCCGCGGATGCGAGCACCACCCTCGCCATCTGGTCCTACCGCGAAGCCTTCGGCACGGGACAGCCGGATATGTCCCCGGCCGCGGCGGTGGGCAACATCCTCATCGTGATCGCGCTCCTGTGCGGGCTGCTCTACACCTATGTCCAGCGCCGGCAGGAGGAATCATGA
- a CDS encoding carbohydrate ABC transporter membrane protein (PFAM: Binding-protein-dependent transport system inner membrane component), whose protein sequence is MMHRRPWWKTVLGVVVTALMLFPVYWMFNVSFTQTGNLRSKPPHLLPLEPTLEGYRAALAQQLPNLGTSLLIGLGCVAMTLMIAAPAAYAMALLHLRGRRTLNFLLLVAQMLPAVVMAMGFYAIYVRMGLLNTVWGLILADSTIAVPFGVLLLTAFMAGLPRELMQASKIDGAGAWKTFTSIVLPLSRNSLITVSLFAFLWAWSDFIFASTLARNSTLIPVTLGIYNYIGNNTTQWNAIMATAVIASVPAAFLLIAAQRYVAAGVTAGAVKD, encoded by the coding sequence ATGATGCACCGCCGTCCCTGGTGGAAGACCGTCCTCGGCGTGGTCGTGACCGCTCTGATGCTCTTCCCCGTCTATTGGATGTTCAACGTCTCGTTCACGCAGACCGGGAACCTGCGCTCGAAGCCGCCCCATCTGCTCCCCCTCGAGCCCACCCTGGAGGGCTACCGGGCAGCGCTTGCGCAGCAGCTGCCGAACCTGGGCACGAGCCTGCTGATCGGCCTCGGCTGTGTCGCGATGACTCTCATGATCGCCGCCCCGGCCGCGTATGCGATGGCTCTGCTCCACCTCCGCGGCCGCCGCACGCTGAACTTCCTGCTCCTGGTCGCGCAGATGCTCCCGGCCGTCGTGATGGCGATGGGCTTCTACGCGATCTACGTGCGCATGGGTCTGCTGAACACCGTCTGGGGGCTGATCCTTGCCGATTCCACGATCGCCGTGCCCTTCGGCGTCCTCCTGCTCACGGCCTTCATGGCGGGGCTCCCCCGTGAACTCATGCAGGCCTCGAAGATCGATGGCGCCGGAGCGTGGAAGACCTTCACCTCCATCGTCCTCCCGCTCAGCAGGAACTCCCTCATCACGGTCTCGCTGTTCGCGTTCCTGTGGGCCTGGTCGGACTTCATCTTCGCGTCGACGCTGGCACGGAACTCGACGCTGATCCCAGTGACGCTCGGGATCTACAACTACATCGGGAACAACACCACCCAGTGGAACGCGATCATGGCGACCGCCGTGATCGCCTCCGTCCCCGCGGCATTCCTGCTCATCGCCGCCCAACGCTACGTCGCCGCCGGTGTCACCGCCGGCGCAGTGAAGGACTGA
- a CDS encoding uncharacterized conserved protein (PFAM: Putative glycosyl hydrolase of unknown function (DUF1680)): protein MTVDHTAHARAQRTPAITPVLPTRSLRQGISLDDVTLVTDGFWGQLQQTNAAATLDHCREWMERLGWLENFDRVARGETITDRPGWEFSDSEVYKLLEAMAWQLGRRADLDLEQTFDGLVARVAAAQDRDGYLCTAYGHPGLPRRYSDLSSGHELYNLGHLMQAAVARVRTAGADDRLVDVARRAADHVCETFGAGRSGLCGHPEVEVALAELGRALDEGRYIEQARIFVERRGHRTLPVRPLLSAEYFQDDQPVREAEVLRGHAVRALYLAAGAVDVAVETGDDELLDALVQQWRRTVERRTYITGGMGSRHQDEGFGEDWELPPDRAYCETCAGIAAIMFSWRLYLATGGVEYADFIERVLYNVVAVSPSPDGRAFFYSNPLHQREPGDSASSSVNMRAEGSTRAPWFDVSCCPTNVARTLASVDSFFAATDGEGLTLLQYASGTYRTPALTVAVHTEYPAQGAIALTVLDAAEDPATLRLRVPSWADGAALTVGSEPVRTVTPGWSEVTRTWRAGERVLLDLPVVPRFSWPHPRIDAVRGTVAVERGPLVLALESGDLPEGWTIDDVRVRTRSLPERDGDGAAVRAALAALERADTSGLPYTAEQVPTGDAGEGALRLIPYHRWAERGPSTMRVFLPVQH, encoded by the coding sequence ATGACTGTGGACCACACCGCTCACGCCCGCGCCCAGCGCACTCCCGCGATTACGCCGGTGCTGCCGACGCGCTCTCTCCGTCAGGGGATATCGCTCGACGACGTGACACTCGTGACGGACGGCTTCTGGGGGCAGCTCCAGCAGACAAACGCTGCAGCGACGCTCGACCACTGCCGGGAATGGATGGAGCGTCTCGGCTGGCTCGAGAACTTCGATCGGGTCGCCAGGGGCGAGACCATCACGGACCGGCCCGGGTGGGAGTTCTCCGACTCCGAGGTGTACAAGCTGCTGGAAGCGATGGCCTGGCAGCTCGGCCGTCGCGCCGACCTCGATCTCGAGCAGACCTTCGACGGGCTCGTCGCACGGGTGGCCGCCGCTCAGGATCGTGACGGCTATCTGTGCACCGCGTACGGGCACCCCGGCCTGCCCCGACGGTACTCGGACCTGTCCTCCGGGCACGAGCTGTACAACCTCGGCCACTTGATGCAGGCGGCAGTCGCGCGAGTGCGCACGGCGGGGGCCGATGATCGGCTCGTCGACGTGGCGCGGCGGGCGGCCGATCACGTCTGCGAGACCTTCGGTGCCGGCCGAAGCGGGCTCTGTGGGCATCCCGAGGTGGAGGTCGCGCTCGCCGAGCTGGGACGTGCTCTCGACGAAGGCAGGTACATCGAACAGGCCCGCATCTTCGTGGAACGTCGAGGCCATCGCACCCTTCCGGTGCGTCCCCTGCTCTCCGCCGAGTACTTCCAGGATGACCAGCCGGTCCGTGAGGCCGAGGTGCTCCGCGGCCATGCCGTCCGGGCCCTATATCTCGCGGCCGGCGCTGTCGACGTCGCCGTCGAGACAGGGGACGACGAGCTCCTGGATGCACTCGTGCAGCAGTGGCGGCGCACGGTGGAACGACGCACCTACATCACTGGTGGTATGGGCTCCCGTCACCAGGACGAGGGCTTCGGGGAGGATTGGGAGCTCCCGCCGGACCGCGCCTACTGCGAGACCTGCGCCGGGATCGCCGCCATCATGTTCTCCTGGCGCCTGTACCTCGCCACCGGAGGGGTCGAGTACGCCGACTTCATCGAACGCGTTCTCTACAACGTGGTCGCGGTCTCGCCCAGCCCCGACGGACGAGCCTTCTTCTACTCCAACCCGCTGCACCAGCGGGAGCCGGGTGACTCCGCCAGCAGCAGCGTGAACATGCGCGCCGAGGGCAGCACACGGGCCCCGTGGTTCGACGTCTCGTGCTGCCCGACGAACGTCGCTCGCACGCTGGCCTCCGTCGACAGCTTCTTCGCCGCGACCGACGGGGAGGGGCTGACCCTCCTGCAGTACGCCTCGGGAACGTATCGCACGCCCGCGCTGACCGTGGCCGTGCATACCGAGTACCCGGCCCAGGGCGCCATCGCCCTCACCGTCCTCGACGCCGCGGAAGACCCCGCGACCCTGCGGCTGCGCGTCCCCTCGTGGGCGGACGGGGCCGCGCTCACCGTCGGCAGCGAACCGGTACGCACTGTGACCCCGGGGTGGAGCGAGGTGACCAGAACCTGGCGAGCAGGAGAGCGGGTCCTACTGGATCTCCCGGTTGTTCCGCGATTCTCCTGGCCGCACCCGCGGATCGATGCGGTGCGCGGAACCGTCGCCGTCGAGCGGGGACCGCTGGTCCTCGCGCTCGAATCCGGAGACCTGCCCGAGGGCTGGACCATCGACGATGTGCGCGTGCGGACGAGGTCACTCCCTGAACGGGACGGTGACGGCGCGGCGGTGCGGGCCGCGCTCGCCGCTCTGGAGAGAGCCGACACCAGCGGCCTTCCCTACACCGCCGAGCAGGTGCCGACCGGCGACGCCGGCGAGGGCGCCCTGCGGCTGATCCCGTACCACCGCTGGGCAGAGCGAGGGCCTTCCACGATGAGAGTCTTCCTGCCCGTCCAGCACTGA